TGATAATAACCGTTGCGAAAATTAACTATTCTCAAAGTGGTAATACTAGGAATATAACTATTATCGCTGGATCTGAAAAAGAGATAGCAAAATGTGCAAGAAGCAAAAGTGATAACGATAAAATAGTTACTTTAACAAGTGATGGTAAAGAGTATTCAGGAATCGTTAAGGTGGGAACTTATAAAATTGCAAATAATCAAGGCCAGGTAGAAGGAGGAGAGTATACAATGTGGAAATGTCCTTCTGGTGATTGGAATGAACAAACTTATCCTAATGGTGTAATTTTTGAAGTAAATAATAATACTTATACTCCTACTAATATAAGTGCAACCGATCAAACTTTTGGTACTTATGGAGATTGGGCTGTTTGTGTAAAAGCGGTTGATACGTCAAATAATGAAACAAAGGTTTGTAAAAATGTTAAAGTTATTAATTCAGATACATCAAAACCAATAATTTCAGAATCATTTTTTAAGAGCGGGAGTGTAGATAACGAAGTTACCATTAAAAGCGATGGAACTGCGAATTTTGAGTTTAGGGTTGCGGCCACAGATAATAATATTTATGATTCTAATAAAGATAATTCTTTAGTTGTTACATTAAGAGAAAAAAATAAGAACGCTGATTTACTTGTAGTAAAATTTGATAAAAATAAATGTTATAATCATGCACAATTTGGTTATGCTCATGTTAGATGCCCTAATTGGAATTATAGATATGCGACTTTGGATAATAATAAGAAAAAAATAATTTTTAAAGATGAGGGTGGTAATACTAAGTGGGAAGTACCTTTTAAATATAGTACTTATTCTTTTCATGGGGGTGATTATGATTTAATAGTGAAAACGACAGATAAGTCTGGTAATACCATAGAAACTAAAAAAACAATTAAATTTTATAACCAAGACAACACAGCTCCCGAGTTTTATAGCATAGATCCTATTTTTAGCAGTAATAAATGCGATGACAATAAGGGTGATTGTATGTATTTATTTCCAGATAATGGATTTTTGTACATAGGTTTTCAGGTTCATGTAAAAGATAATGTTGGAGTATCTCAAATAATAGGATACATTAAAGGAAATGAGAGTTATGAATTTAAATGCGGTGGTTTTTCGAATCCTCAGGATGTTTATTGCCCATCTTCCTTACAAATTGGAAATTCAATAAATTTAGATAAAAACAACGATGGAAAACCTGATTTGTCCCAAGGTACATATAATTTATGTGTTAAGGCAGTCGATTTTTCTAATAACACAGCCGAAAAATGCAAAAACTTTAATATAATATCTTCCGATAAAACGCCGCCCTACAATACTCAAGATAAGTATTCTATAATATTTAAGCCAGCGACTTTAATAGTAGGCAATCCATCTTATATTAGGCTAAGAGTAGAAGATAACTGGAAATTAAATTATATAGAGTTTTCAGTTGATAATAATCCTAATAATACAATAGATAGTGGCGAAAATAATCTTATTAAAAAATATATTTGCGATAATGATCCTAACAACAACACATTATCAGGAAATCCTAAAGAAGTTAATACAAATCCTGATATTTTTGAGGTTGGGAATATTTGGGAGTGTCCATCGGCTAGTGCTAATTTTCCAATAATTTTTGATAAAGCCGGCACTTATGAACTTTGCTTCAAAGCTAGGGATGAGGCTAGAAATGAGTCTACTGCTTGCCAGTCATTTGAGGTATCTGCTAGTGGGTCTAGTAAGGACTCAAGGCCTAATGAATTGACTGATTTGAAGGTGACAATAAAATCAGAGTTTGGAAGTGGTAATGTTAAGGTTGAGTGTAAAAGTGTGGATGTAAATTCAATTTGCGAGAGTACAAACTCTAATCCAAACCCTGTTACGATTTATTTAGATCAAAATGAACAAAAGGATGTTATTTTTAAAGTTAAGTCAGATGAGACAGTAGCTTTTCCAATAGAAATTACTCCAGATGGTGGGAAAAAGCAAACAATATCTTATACTTTAAATATAAATCCATTGCCAGTAATTAATCTTAATTTAACAGACGGTAAAACTAAGGGTGGTAAAATATACGATTATAGAGGAAATAGTGTAACCCCGCTTAAGTTAGAATATAGCATATCAGATGATGACCTTGTTAATTTTGAAATTAAGGCAGTTAATGGTGGGCGTACAACACTATCTAGCGGGTCATCTTCTGCAAGTGGTTCTTTTTATTTAACTAATCTTGCTACTGGCAAGTATTACGTTAAGGGTACCGCAAAAGATGGTCTATCTTTAACAAAAGGTGATGAAGCATCAGCTACTTCAGAAGATTTTTATATCCTTAAAGATATTTCAATAAATTCAATAGAATGCTCTAAAGATGGAATGACTTATGGAGATTGTTCTAATTTAATAGTAAGGGCAGGTCAAACTTTTTATATTAAAGCCATGGCAGAAGGTTCTGAGAATATAGATAGCCTAGGAACATATTTGCCTATTGTCTCTTATAATTGGGATTATAGCGATATTGCAAATGGAATAGAGAAAGCCAATTGTAGTAATGAAGTATGCATAATAAAACTTAAAGAAGAAAGGTTTGGAATGAATGATGTTTCTATTAATTTGACAGTGCAAGATCAAGCACGTAGGCAAGCAGTCGACTCGGTCACTATTTCCAAAATTCTTCCACCTTTGCCAAAAATAAAAGAGACAAGCTTTTTTGATAAAGTAATTAGCGGTATTGTTTCTTTTTTCGCCGGGCTTTTTAATTTCTAATTATTTTTGACTTTCCTTATAATTTTTATTATACTCATTTTATATGGGATAATTTTTTGAGTTTTATGAAAATAACAACCTTAAATCAAAAATATGACAGACACAACCTTACTTTTAGTAGGGGTTTTTGCACTTTTAGCAGGAATTGTAATTGGGTATTTAATTCGCCAGCAAATAGCCAAAAAGCGAATAGGAACAATAGAGCAAAAACTCCAAGAAAAAATTAGAGCCACCAAAGAGGAGGCTCAAAAAATTATAAATCAGGCTCACGAGAAAGCAGATGAAATTATAAAATCTGCTAAGTTTGACATTGAAAAGCAAAGAAAAGAACTTATAAAAATGGAGGAGATGCTGGTTAAAAGAGAAGGTATATTAAACGAAAAAGCAGGATTGTTAGACAAAAAAGAATCTGAGTTAAAAGAAAGTTTGGCTGGCATTGAAAAATCAAAACAAGAAATAGATAAACTTAAAGATGAACTTGTGAGTCAGATAGAGAGAATTACCCAAATGACAAAAGATGAAGCAAAAGAACTGTTGCTAAAGAACATAGAAAAAGAATATGAAGTTGATATTTTGGCAAGGATAAAGAAAATGGAGGAATTTGGAAAAGAAACATTAGAGAAAAGAGCAAAGGATATTTTAGCAACAGCAATTCAAAGATATGCTTTACCGCAATGCCAAGAAATTTCAACAACAACAGTTATGTTGCCCAATGAAGATGTAAAAGGAAAAATAATTGGTAAAGAAGGAAGAAACATTAGAACATTAGAAAAATTAACAGGCGCAGAATTTATAATAGATGAAACTCCAGAAACAGTTGTGATATCCTGCTTTGACCCTGTAAGAAGGCACATAGCAAAAGTTGCCTTAGAGAGATTAATTCAAGATGGCAGAATACAACCAGCAAGAATAGAAGAGACTGTTGCTAAAGTGCAAGAAGAAATACAAGAAGAGATAAAGCAGGCAGGCGAGCAGGCAGCCTATGAGGTTGGTGTTTTGGATTTGCATCCAAAGCTTTTGCAAATTTTAGGTAGGCTAAAATTTAGAACATCTTATGCTCAGAATGTTTTGCTTCATTCAATAGAAGTTGCGCACTTGGCAGGAATGATAGCAGCAGAATTGGGCGCTAATGTAAAAGTTGCAAAAAAAGGAGGATTGTTGCACGATATTGGAAAAGCAATAGACCAGGAGGTTGAAGGCTCTCATGTAAAAATAGGAATTAAAATACTTGAAAAATTTGGTGTTGAAAAGGCGGTTATTGATGCTATGAAATCGCATCATGAAGAGTTTCCTTTTGAAAATATAGAGGCTGTAATTGTAAAGGTTGCAGATCAAATATCAGGAGCAAGGCCGGGAGCAAGAAGAGATACAGTTGAAAATTATATTAAAAGACTTGAGGATTTAGAGAGAATAGCAACTTCTTTCCCCGGAGTTGAAAAAGCATGGGCTTTGCAGGCTGGAAGAGAGATAAGAATTTTTGTAAAACCGCAGCAGATTTCAGATTTAGAATGTTATAAATTGGCAAAAGATGTTGCCAATAAAATAGAAGAAGAGTTAAAATATCCCGGAGAAATAAAAGTTACTATTATAAGAGAATTAAGAGTTATAGAATATGCAAGATAAAGTAAAAAGGTCGACAATTATAAATTAAAAATAATAATTTAAAACTATGAGAAAAGAAGATATAGCGGAGACATTGGTAAAAAAGTTTGATTTACCAAAAAGTAGAGCAAGAGAAGTAGTCGAGACAGTTTTTGAAGCAATAACCAATGCATTGGTTAAAGGAGAAGAAGTTGTTGTTTCTGGTTTTGGAAAGTTTTATGTTGCACAGTCAAAAGAAAGACAGGGGATAAACCCAAAAACAGGAGAAAAAATTACAATTCCAGCAAAGAAAACACCGAAATTTAGGGCTGGCAAACAGTTAAAAGAGGCTGTAAAATAAAATATATTTAAAATATTATTTTTTGCTGGCAGGTAGGAATCCTGCCAGTTTTTTATTTTAATGCTTTTAATATGTTTTCAACACTTTTTCCCAATTTTTTGGCGGACGGCGGGGCATGATTTATTTTATAGTCGCCCTTGTCCCACACTTCCCGCCTGTTTCGTAGTGTTCGCCACAGCCGGACTACTACTGGGTGCGCGCTCGCCAAAATGAAGCTCCCTAAACTTTAGCAAATAAAAAATCTTGACATTGTTTATATTATCGTATAACCTAGATAGTAGTATCATACT
This sequence is a window from bacterium HR34. Protein-coding genes within it:
- the rny gene encoding Ribonuclease Y encodes the protein MTDTTLLLVGVFALLAGIVIGYLIRQQIAKKRIGTIEQKLQEKIRATKEEAQKIINQAHEKADEIIKSAKFDIEKQRKELIKMEEMLVKREGILNEKAGLLDKKESELKESLAGIEKSKQEIDKLKDELVSQIERITQMTKDEAKELLLKNIEKEYEVDILARIKKMEEFGKETLEKRAKDILATAIQRYALPQCQEISTTTVMLPNEDVKGKIIGKEGRNIRTLEKLTGAEFIIDETPETVVISCFDPVRRHIAKVALERLIQDGRIQPARIEETVAKVQEEIQEEIKQAGEQAAYEVGVLDLHPKLLQILGRLKFRTSYAQNVLLHSIEVAHLAGMIAAELGANVKVAKKGGLLHDIGKAIDQEVEGSHVKIGIKILEKFGVEKAVIDAMKSHHEEFPFENIEAVIVKVADQISGARPGARRDTVENYIKRLEDLERIATSFPGVEKAWALQAGREIRIFVKPQQISDLECYKLAKDVANKIEEELKYPGEIKVTIIRELRVIEYAR
- the hup gene encoding DNA-binding protein HU — protein: MRKEDIAETLVKKFDLPKSRAREVVETVFEAITNALVKGEEVVVSGFGKFYVAQSKERQGINPKTGEKITIPAKKTPKFRAGKQLKEAVK